Proteins from a single region of Halalkalibaculum roseum:
- a CDS encoding glycoside hydrolase family 3 protein, whose translation MKKSVHFSLLVIGVLFIFASCSQSQSSGITLDEKIGQMIKVGFRGLTVAEDNPIVQDIRKYHIGGVVLFDYDVPRDTAVRNISSADQVQELVQDLQSYADIPLIVAIDQEGGRVARLKPKYGFEKSVSAQYLGGLQNPDSTRKYARQTGETLSELGINTNLAPVVDVNINAENPVIGGIERSFSEDPEVVSRQARIYIETLHDYGIITTLKHFPGHGSSKEDSHLGVVDVTEYWQEEELIPYRNLIESETADIIMTAHIFNARLDSVYPATLSKPIITGILRDSLGFEGVVMSDDLQMKAIRTQYGLKETIKMSIQAGVDMLSFANNSIFDAEIVAKAHGIIKELVDEGEISEERIEESYERIISLKRKYLMVGE comes from the coding sequence ATGAAAAAAAGTGTCCACTTCAGCCTGTTAGTTATAGGCGTGCTGTTCATATTCGCTTCCTGCAGCCAAAGCCAGTCTTCCGGTATTACTCTGGATGAGAAAATTGGTCAGATGATAAAAGTGGGTTTCAGAGGACTCACTGTTGCCGAAGACAATCCGATAGTGCAAGATATCCGGAAATATCATATCGGGGGAGTGGTATTGTTTGACTACGACGTTCCGCGAGATACGGCAGTGCGAAACATTTCATCAGCCGATCAGGTGCAGGAACTGGTTCAAGACCTGCAGAGCTATGCGGATATACCCCTCATTGTTGCCATCGACCAGGAAGGAGGAAGAGTTGCCCGACTGAAACCTAAGTATGGGTTTGAGAAAAGCGTCTCGGCCCAATATCTAGGAGGCCTGCAAAACCCCGACAGCACCCGGAAATATGCTCGGCAAACCGGTGAAACTTTGAGCGAACTGGGTATTAATACCAACCTGGCACCCGTTGTCGACGTCAATATCAATGCGGAAAATCCGGTGATCGGTGGAATTGAACGAAGTTTTTCAGAAGATCCTGAAGTCGTCAGCCGGCAGGCACGAATCTACATTGAAACACTGCATGATTACGGCATCATTACAACGCTGAAGCATTTTCCCGGCCATGGCAGTTCCAAAGAAGATTCACACCTAGGTGTAGTAGATGTAACCGAATACTGGCAAGAAGAAGAACTCATACCCTACCGAAACTTAATTGAATCAGAAACGGCTGACATTATCATGACTGCACATATTTTTAATGCCAGACTTGATTCTGTATATCCGGCAACTCTTTCCAAACCCATAATTACGGGAATTCTTCGAGACAGTCTCGGATTTGAAGGTGTGGTGATGTCAGACGATCTTCAAATGAAAGCTATCAGGACCCAATACGGACTGAAAGAGACCATTAAAATGAGTATACAGGCCGGGGTGGATATGCTATCATTCGCCAATAATTCGATATTTGATGCTGAAATTGTTGCTAAGGCACACGGCATCATTAAAGAACTGGTCGATGAGGGTGAAATTTCCGAAGAGCGCATAGAAGAATCTTATGAACGTATCATCTCCCTTAAAAGGAAGTATTTGATGGTGGGGGAGTGA
- a CDS encoding S9 family peptidase: MPSQSPRYKSFLLFLVLLLILPAMLSAQNGKLTFEDIMKWEDISDVEVSDDGNWLIYSVWPDRGDGEARVLDIGTGSNFTIERGENPEITSDGQWVGAYVKPPLAKQLRSDNNDKPVQGFGLLNTNNGETVELDSVKSFAFSNDSRWLAVLYYQSKEIEEMKSKNKELGTGLLLKNLQADSEITIPFVNEMSFDSTSTYLAYSVVDTSGTENGIYTIDLGNEALSPVPIQKVENGLYQNLSWNGKNRQLAYTSASMDTTYEAGDADIQIWNSNTDALKTAVDADEVDAKWALRSHNDLQWTKDGKRLFFGVLDRELIDIDKQEQVNEQDTSGTVDIYDPTEILDDKEVDVWHWDDPRIKTHEKETWNRRKNHLYRAVYHHDSDEWVQLADEKMPEVDISQNPEVALGNSQVPYLKLMTWDGFYNDYYVVDLQTGQRQKAAEKIQYGADLSPGGNYIIYYDDRDWHLYDVENELYRNLTQANETPFYNEDHDYPSAAPGYGVGGWIEDDEAVLIYDKYDIWKFPVDGGDATNLTVDGRDRQISYRVVRLDPEQPAFGKREELLLRGYYDKKKNYGFYTARVSREGTTRRLEAEKKFDFVTKAKDSDRVFYTRESYDEYPNIWLSEGMRFNDVRQLTDLHTDLHEKYNWGTAELIDWKSLDGETIQGALIKPDNYVEGKKYPVLIYYYRFFSQRAYEFSGISNNHRPTLPQWVSDEYVVFLPDIRFEVGTPGFASTKSLVPGVQKLIDMGVADPDKLGLHGHSWSGYQTAFMITQTDIFDAAIAGAPVSNMTSAYSGIRWGSGLARQFQYEQSQSRIGGSLWEYPELYIENSPVFYADRIETPLLIMFGDEDTAVPWYQGIELYLAMRRLEKDAVFLQYRGEPHHLQEYPNRLDYAIKMKEYFDHYLKGKPAPDWIEQGVPYRGE; encoded by the coding sequence ATGCCATCACAAAGTCCCAGATATAAAAGTTTTCTTCTTTTCCTTGTTTTACTTCTAATACTTCCGGCTATGCTATCGGCCCAAAACGGTAAGTTGACTTTCGAAGACATCATGAAGTGGGAGGACATTTCAGATGTCGAAGTATCGGATGACGGAAATTGGCTGATTTACAGCGTTTGGCCAGACCGGGGTGATGGGGAAGCAAGGGTGCTGGATATTGGAACCGGCAGCAATTTTACAATCGAGCGAGGAGAAAATCCTGAGATCACGTCCGACGGGCAGTGGGTCGGGGCATATGTGAAACCTCCATTGGCAAAGCAATTACGGTCAGATAACAATGACAAACCCGTGCAGGGATTTGGCCTGCTCAATACCAATAACGGAGAAACCGTTGAACTGGATAGTGTCAAAAGTTTTGCGTTTTCCAATGACAGCCGTTGGTTGGCCGTGCTCTACTATCAGTCAAAAGAGATAGAGGAAATGAAATCAAAGAATAAAGAGCTGGGAACCGGCCTGCTGCTTAAAAATCTTCAGGCTGATTCAGAAATTACCATTCCTTTTGTAAATGAGATGTCCTTTGACAGTACTTCTACCTATTTAGCCTATTCGGTTGTAGATACCTCGGGAACTGAAAATGGTATTTATACAATCGATTTAGGTAATGAAGCTCTTTCTCCGGTCCCAATTCAAAAAGTCGAAAATGGTCTATACCAAAACTTAAGTTGGAATGGGAAAAACAGGCAGTTGGCTTATACCAGCGCGTCCATGGATACTACCTATGAGGCAGGGGATGCCGATATTCAGATTTGGAATTCGAATACTGATGCCTTGAAGACAGCTGTTGATGCTGATGAAGTGGATGCAAAGTGGGCGCTTCGTTCTCATAATGACCTGCAATGGACAAAAGACGGGAAACGACTCTTTTTTGGTGTGCTGGACCGTGAATTGATCGATATAGATAAACAGGAGCAAGTAAATGAGCAGGATACGTCAGGAACCGTTGATATTTACGACCCTACAGAAATCCTTGACGATAAGGAAGTGGATGTTTGGCATTGGGATGATCCACGAATTAAAACGCATGAAAAAGAGACATGGAACCGCAGAAAGAACCACTTATATCGTGCCGTTTATCATCATGATAGCGACGAATGGGTTCAGCTGGCTGATGAGAAAATGCCGGAAGTCGATATTAGCCAAAATCCGGAGGTTGCACTTGGTAATTCGCAGGTGCCATACCTGAAGCTCATGACCTGGGACGGCTTTTACAACGATTATTATGTGGTTGATTTACAAACCGGACAAAGGCAGAAGGCGGCCGAAAAGATTCAGTACGGAGCGGATCTTTCTCCCGGCGGCAATTACATAATTTATTATGATGACAGGGATTGGCATCTCTACGATGTCGAGAATGAGTTATATAGAAACCTCACGCAGGCTAACGAAACACCCTTTTATAATGAAGATCATGATTATCCATCAGCGGCGCCGGGTTATGGGGTTGGCGGGTGGATTGAGGATGATGAGGCCGTTCTGATTTACGATAAATACGACATCTGGAAATTCCCTGTTGACGGGGGCGACGCTACAAATTTAACTGTGGACGGCCGCGATAGGCAAATCAGTTATAGGGTTGTGCGTTTGGATCCTGAGCAGCCTGCTTTTGGAAAGAGGGAGGAATTATTGCTCAGAGGTTATTATGACAAGAAAAAGAACTACGGTTTCTATACGGCAAGAGTGAGCAGAGAAGGCACTACCCGCAGGTTGGAAGCTGAAAAGAAGTTCGATTTCGTTACCAAAGCTAAAGACAGTGACCGGGTTTTCTATACCCGGGAAAGCTATGATGAGTATCCTAATATTTGGTTGAGTGAGGGAATGCGTTTTAATGATGTGAGGCAGCTAACTGATCTTCACACCGATCTGCATGAAAAATACAATTGGGGCACGGCAGAGCTGATTGATTGGAAAAGCCTTGACGGGGAAACGATTCAGGGGGCTCTTATTAAACCCGATAACTATGTAGAGGGGAAAAAATATCCTGTTCTCATATATTACTATCGATTCTTTTCACAGCGAGCTTATGAATTCAGCGGAATAAGTAATAACCATCGACCAACGCTTCCACAATGGGTTAGCGATGAGTATGTTGTGTTCCTGCCGGATATAAGATTTGAAGTTGGTACGCCGGGCTTTGCTTCTACCAAAAGCCTGGTTCCCGGGGTACAGAAATTGATTGATATGGGTGTCGCGGATCCCGATAAACTGGGCCTTCACGGGCATTCGTGGAGCGGTTACCAAACTGCATTTATGATTACACAGACAGATATTTTTGATGCGGCTATTGCCGGTGCACCGGTATCAAATATGACCAGCGCCTACAGTGGAATTCGCTGGGGTTCAGGGCTTGCCAGACAGTTCCAGTATGAACAGTCGCAAAGCAGAATCGGCGGCAGCCTTTGGGAATACCCTGAACTGTATATTGAAAATTCACCGGTTTTCTATGCCGACCGAATTGAAACACCACTCCTGATTATGTTTGGTGATGAAGATACAGCTGTACCCTGGTATCAGGGCATTGAGCTCTATCTGGCTATGCGCCGGCTTGAAAAAGACGCCGTTTTTCTACAGTACCGTGGCGAACCTCACCACCTGCAAGAATATCCGAACCGGTTGGATTACGCTATAAAGATGAAAGAGTACTTCGACCACTACCTCAAAGGGAAACCTGCGCCAGATTGGATAGAGCAGGGAGTACCGTATAGAGGGGAGTAA
- a CDS encoding DinB family protein — translation MKDNRERSYDFYIQRFRDAKIEAEDFLLPLDERTFRRKPSSKVWCIGECFSHLVEAGTQYYKNASKGIEAAKKPGAGSENPMHLRFHMQWFVNYLEPPVTIKSISPGSFKPVEYAKVDKDEILNNFLDLQDKYITQLEIAETNNLDLSSIKVPNPIISFIKMTAAECIAVTEAHQRRHLEQARRIKQQLDETS, via the coding sequence ATGAAAGACAATAGAGAACGCTCCTACGATTTTTATATTCAGCGATTTAGAGATGCTAAAATTGAAGCAGAAGACTTCTTGTTGCCTCTGGATGAGCGAACCTTTCGCAGGAAGCCATCCAGTAAGGTATGGTGCATAGGCGAGTGCTTCAGCCACCTGGTGGAAGCGGGAACCCAATACTACAAAAATGCCTCCAAAGGAATTGAAGCCGCAAAAAAACCTGGTGCCGGTTCAGAAAACCCGATGCATCTGCGTTTTCACATGCAGTGGTTTGTAAATTACCTTGAGCCACCCGTAACCATTAAATCCATTTCTCCGGGATCCTTTAAACCCGTTGAGTATGCCAAAGTTGATAAAGACGAAATTTTGAACAATTTCCTGGACCTTCAGGACAAGTATATCACCCAGCTGGAAATTGCAGAAACAAACAACCTTGACTTAAGCAGTATTAAAGTACCCAACCCCATCATATCGTTCATAAAAATGACTGCTGCAGAATGTATAGCGGTGACCGAAGCTCATCAAAGAAGACACTTGGAACAGGCACGCCGAATCAAACAGCAGTTAGACGAAACCTCCTAA
- a CDS encoding sterol desaturase family protein yields the protein MDLIVFTLFILLGFAGMEIVSYLVHRYLFHGLFWEIHKTHHESHHGLFELNDIFSMFFAGVSIGLIYLGSGDPIGSVNFALGTGIAIYGILYFIIHDLFAHKRFLPFSSDSKIMKLIRRAHQRHHQTVDKEGHEPYGLFLFPYDKYPEHKRSREQP from the coding sequence ATGGATCTGATCGTTTTTACCCTGTTCATCCTATTGGGATTTGCAGGGATGGAGATTGTATCGTACCTGGTACATCGCTATCTATTTCACGGGTTGTTTTGGGAAATTCATAAGACGCATCATGAGTCACATCACGGTCTTTTCGAGCTCAACGATATTTTTTCAATGTTCTTTGCCGGTGTATCGATCGGGTTGATCTACCTGGGTTCGGGTGATCCGATAGGTTCGGTCAACTTTGCCCTTGGCACTGGAATAGCGATTTATGGGATCCTCTATTTTATCATTCATGATCTTTTCGCGCACAAGCGCTTTCTACCATTCAGCAGCGATAGTAAAATTATGAAGTTGATCCGGCGCGCCCATCAACGTCACCATCAAACCGTGGATAAAGAGGGGCATGAACCCTATGGGCTTTTCCTATTTCCATATGACAAATACCCCGAGCACAAACGCAGCAGGGAACAGCCTTAA
- a CDS encoding TetR/AcrR family transcriptional regulator → MEDIDIEKLQRKLEITGVAVDLYVEQDGEFTLKQISKEIDMSVGEIFDYFPNKESILDFFYTSLLIRYRLMLDEIDDFNSYSLSEKLSNFVYASFDLMAEKQVFVEQTFKSRVRCGYGRKEFTKKVEKMLASFFYEDTRISTASSMLLNDLFFQLLTKKYLYLVSYWINDDSEGKERSMELTDKVTAFIQEVMYNSIADKGFDLMKFLLSNTKLNCSGSFWDKISSKIEIR, encoded by the coding sequence ATGGAAGATATCGACATAGAAAAATTACAAAGAAAGCTGGAGATCACCGGTGTCGCCGTTGACCTGTATGTGGAGCAGGACGGTGAATTCACCCTTAAACAAATATCAAAGGAAATTGACATGAGCGTAGGGGAAATATTTGATTATTTCCCGAATAAAGAGTCGATTTTAGACTTTTTCTATACCTCCCTGCTCATTCGATACCGGCTAATGTTAGATGAAATCGATGACTTTAACTCCTATTCTCTTAGCGAGAAGCTTTCCAATTTTGTATATGCCTCATTCGATTTGATGGCCGAGAAGCAGGTGTTTGTTGAGCAAACTTTCAAGAGTAGAGTAAGATGCGGTTACGGAAGAAAAGAGTTCACGAAGAAAGTTGAAAAGATGTTAGCCTCATTTTTCTATGAAGATACCAGAATTTCTACAGCCAGCTCTATGCTGCTGAATGATCTGTTTTTTCAATTACTTACAAAAAAATATCTCTACCTGGTAAGCTACTGGATCAACGATGATAGCGAAGGCAAGGAAAGAAGCATGGAGCTCACCGACAAGGTTACTGCGTTCATACAGGAGGTTATGTACAATTCCATTGCCGATAAAGGATTCGACCTGATGAAATTTCTCCTTTCAAACACCAAATTAAACTGTTCCGGATCTTTCTGGGACAAGATATCATCTAAAATCGAGATACGATAA
- a CDS encoding ABC1 kinase family protein, which yields MSEDFPSTKFDRGKIFAKTGLKLGANYAKRYLKKSVGKSESKDDTRKFHSDNAKQVFSEFTKLRGTALKIAQSLSMDQGMLPEEFADVMSQAQYSVPPINKALARSIIKKQLGDYPEKIFDSFSSDAIAAASIGQVHKATLKNGKEVAVKIQYPNVRNTIESDLSIAKTLLKRFIKKGADLDEYFDEVRKTLLEETDYIQEGEYIEHFHERFSDGKYVTPTWIKELSTQRVLTMSFIKGRHLKEFLQEDPSQDARNHFGQLLWDFFHDQVEQRNFIHADTHPGNFLFMEDGQLGVIDFGCVKKFPESFTRKYMQLLPTHLDQNEDEIRKLYTELGIIKPDPDDPKKEEEFFRFCKNYGNTFAKPYRADEFDFGDPEFKKKINSFAKQPPIMNEPRGNKNFIYSTKVHLGLYSLLMKLEATVDTRRSKEITQEVLANMEAE from the coding sequence ATGAGCGAAGATTTTCCATCTACAAAATTTGATCGCGGCAAAATATTTGCCAAGACCGGGTTAAAGCTGGGTGCCAACTATGCCAAGCGATATCTGAAAAAATCAGTAGGCAAGTCTGAAAGCAAAGACGATACGCGGAAATTTCATTCGGATAATGCCAAGCAGGTATTCAGCGAATTTACCAAGTTGCGCGGCACGGCCCTCAAAATAGCGCAATCACTGAGTATGGACCAAGGTATGCTGCCCGAGGAATTTGCCGATGTAATGAGTCAGGCTCAGTATAGCGTACCACCAATAAACAAAGCGCTGGCCCGCTCTATTATTAAAAAACAGCTGGGAGATTACCCGGAAAAGATATTTGACTCCTTCAGCAGCGATGCTATTGCTGCCGCGTCCATAGGGCAGGTTCACAAGGCCACTCTGAAAAATGGTAAAGAGGTAGCGGTCAAGATACAGTATCCAAATGTGCGGAATACCATAGAGTCGGATTTGAGTATTGCAAAAACATTGCTAAAACGCTTTATCAAGAAAGGGGCCGATCTCGACGAATACTTTGATGAGGTGAGAAAAACCCTGCTTGAAGAGACCGATTACATACAGGAAGGTGAATACATCGAACATTTTCACGAGCGATTTTCAGATGGCAAATATGTGACCCCTACCTGGATTAAGGAGCTCTCCACCCAAAGGGTACTTACCATGAGTTTTATAAAAGGTCGGCACCTCAAAGAGTTCTTGCAAGAGGATCCTTCACAGGATGCCCGAAATCACTTCGGTCAGCTGCTATGGGACTTTTTCCATGACCAGGTCGAGCAACGGAATTTCATCCATGCCGACACCCATCCAGGAAATTTTCTTTTCATGGAGGATGGCCAACTCGGCGTTATTGATTTCGGGTGCGTGAAAAAATTTCCCGAATCCTTCACCCGGAAATATATGCAGTTGCTGCCTACACACCTTGATCAGAATGAGGACGAAATTCGTAAACTCTATACAGAGCTGGGAATCATAAAACCTGATCCCGACGATCCCAAAAAAGAAGAGGAGTTTTTCAGATTCTGCAAAAATTACGGCAATACCTTTGCCAAGCCATACAGGGCTGATGAATTTGACTTCGGGGATCCTGAGTTTAAGAAAAAGATTAACAGTTTTGCCAAGCAGCCGCCCATTATGAATGAGCCTCGCGGCAACAAAAATTTCATTTACAGCACCAAGGTACACTTAGGGCTGTACAGCCTGCTCATGAAACTTGAAGCAACGGTAGATACCCGCAGGAGTAAAGAGATTACCCAAGAGGTACTGGCTAACATGGAAGCAGAATAA
- the hflC gene encoding protease modulator HflC yields MDKFKGITLLVVLGILLLVALDGFYVVDETEQVIITQFGDPVGEAVTTPGMKFKVPFMQTANYFDKRYLEWDGDRNQVPTKDKKFIFVDTYARWQITDPLQFFRRLRDERGAQSRLDDILDGETRNAIASHDLVEVVRSTNRDPNTEATTIEVIEDTLEIIAVGRDSIQVQIQQLANQRASDLGIAILDFRFKRINYVEEVRQTVYDRMISERNRIADKFRSEGQGEAARINGEKERELKSIQSEAFRRAQEIKGRADAEAANIYANAYDQSSSARQLYSFIRSMEAYQNVFDNQTSIILSTESDFYRYLNNMDN; encoded by the coding sequence ATGGATAAGTTTAAAGGAATTACATTACTGGTAGTACTTGGTATTCTGCTTCTTGTTGCACTCGATGGCTTTTATGTTGTTGATGAAACTGAGCAGGTTATTATAACGCAATTCGGTGATCCGGTTGGTGAAGCCGTGACAACACCGGGAATGAAATTTAAGGTACCGTTCATGCAGACAGCCAATTATTTTGACAAACGCTATCTGGAATGGGACGGTGACCGCAACCAGGTACCGACCAAAGATAAGAAGTTTATTTTTGTTGATACCTACGCTCGGTGGCAGATAACGGATCCGCTTCAGTTCTTTCGACGTTTACGCGATGAACGAGGTGCCCAGTCGAGACTGGATGATATTCTCGATGGTGAGACCCGAAACGCTATTGCATCGCACGATCTGGTTGAAGTGGTTCGCTCCACAAATCGTGACCCCAATACCGAGGCAACCACGATTGAAGTTATTGAAGACACACTGGAAATTATTGCTGTTGGAAGAGACTCCATTCAGGTGCAGATTCAGCAATTGGCTAACCAGCGTGCTTCCGATTTGGGAATTGCCATTCTTGATTTCAGATTCAAACGTATCAACTACGTTGAGGAAGTAAGACAGACCGTTTATGACAGGATGATAAGTGAGCGAAATCGTATTGCTGATAAGTTCCGTTCGGAAGGTCAGGGTGAAGCGGCGCGCATCAATGGTGAAAAAGAGCGGGAGCTTAAGTCCATTCAGTCTGAAGCCTTTCGAAGAGCCCAGGAGATTAAGGGTAGGGCTGATGCCGAAGCGGCCAATATTTACGCTAACGCCTACGATCAATCGAGCTCGGCGCGTCAGCTCTATAGTTTTATTCGCTCCATGGAAGCGTATCAGAATGTCTTCGACAACCAGACTTCCATTATTCTATCTACGGAAAGCGACTTCTATCGGTACCTGAACAACATGGATAATTAA
- the hflK gene encoding FtsH protease activity modulator HflK produces MADSNFSGMEVPPQLKNLSNNLRYIVLGALVLVVAFSSFFTVQPEEVGIITRFGEFTRTANPGLNFKLPFMEDVRYVPVQRQLKQEFGYRTTSAGVRSSYTKSGFSDESLMLTGDLNLADVEWVVQYRVSDPFNFLFKIRNPEQTLRDISEAAMRQIVGDRTVNEVLTVGRAEVSAEAEMLIQELCTEYETGIKIEQVVLQDINPPNPVKPSFNAVNEAQQQRETLINEAKSEYNKVIPRASGQAQETIQKAEGYALDRVNRARGDASRFNDLYSEYMKAPEVTKQRIYLETLEDILPKIGNKIVTDGNGNSVLPLLQMQMDGAKVIKQNNNSNN; encoded by the coding sequence ATGGCTGATTCAAATTTTTCTGGCATGGAAGTGCCGCCACAGCTAAAAAACCTAAGTAATAACCTGCGATATATCGTTTTGGGTGCTCTGGTTTTGGTTGTGGCCTTTTCATCTTTTTTTACGGTTCAACCGGAAGAGGTGGGAATCATTACCCGTTTTGGGGAATTCACACGAACTGCTAATCCGGGATTAAACTTCAAGCTTCCATTCATGGAAGATGTACGTTATGTACCGGTGCAGCGTCAATTGAAACAGGAATTCGGTTACCGAACCACCAGTGCAGGAGTTCGCTCCAGCTACACCAAATCGGGATTTTCCGATGAGTCACTCATGTTAACCGGTGATTTAAACCTGGCTGATGTAGAGTGGGTCGTTCAATACCGGGTGAGTGATCCATTTAATTTTCTGTTTAAAATCCGTAACCCTGAGCAAACACTGAGAGATATTTCAGAAGCTGCGATGCGCCAGATTGTTGGTGATAGAACGGTAAATGAAGTCTTGACAGTAGGACGTGCCGAAGTTTCGGCGGAGGCTGAGATGCTGATACAAGAACTCTGTACGGAATACGAAACGGGAATAAAGATCGAGCAGGTTGTGCTGCAGGATATCAATCCTCCGAATCCGGTTAAGCCTTCTTTCAATGCGGTGAACGAGGCACAACAGCAGCGGGAAACTCTGATCAACGAAGCGAAATCAGAATACAACAAGGTAATTCCCCGGGCCAGTGGACAGGCACAGGAAACCATCCAGAAAGCAGAAGGTTATGCACTTGACCGTGTGAACCGCGCCCGTGGGGATGCTTCCAGATTTAATGATCTATACAGCGAATACATGAAAGCACCTGAGGTTACCAAGCAGCGTATTTATCTGGAAACCCTCGAAGATATATTGCCAAAAATCGGTAACAAAATTGTCACCGATGGTAACGGAAATAGCGTACTGCCCCTACTGCAAATGCAGATGGATGGTGCGAAAGTGATTAAGCAGAATAATAATTCAAATAACTAA